The Hemicordylus capensis ecotype Gifberg chromosome 6, rHemCap1.1.pri, whole genome shotgun sequence genome window below encodes:
- the HNRNPA2B1 gene encoding heterogeneous nuclear ribonucleoproteins A2/B1 isoform X5, which translates to MRVPDPSRARGGRVMEREKEQFRKLFIGGLSFETTEESLRNYYEQWGKLTDCVVMRDPASKRSRGFGFVTFSSMSEVDAAMAARPHSIDGRVVEPKRAVAREESGKPGAHVTVKKLFVGGIKEDTEEHHLRDYFSEYGKIDTIEIITDRQSGKKRGFGFVTFDDHDPVDKIVLQKYHTINGHNAEVRKALSRQEMQEVQSSRSGRGGNFGFGDSRGGGGNFGPGPGSNFRGGSVDTLGKQQTFSSADGYGGGRGGFGDGYNGYGGGPGGGNFGGSPGYAGARGGYGGGGPGYGNQGGGYGGGYDNYGGGNYGGGNYNDFGNYNQQPSNYGPMKSGNFGGSRNMGGPYGGGRCQAAGN; encoded by the exons ATGCGGGTTCCGGACCCAAGTCGGGCCCGGGGGGGGCGCGTTATGGAG agGGAAAAGGAGCAGTTCCGCAAATTATTTATTGGTGGCTTAAGCTTTGAAACAACAGAGGAAAGTTTGAGAAACTACTATGAACAATGGGGAAAACTAACAGATTGTGTG GTAATGAGAGACCCTGCAAGCAAACGCTCACGAGGATTTGGTTTTGTAACATTCTCTTCCATGTCTGAAGTTGATGCAGCAATGGCTGCCAGGCCTCATTCAATTGATGGAAGAGTAGTTGAACCCAAAAGAGCTGTAGCAAGAGAG GAATCTGGAAAGCCTGGGGCTCATGTTACTGTGAAAAAATTGTTCGTTGGTGGAATTAAAGAAGATACTGAGGAGCATCACCTTAGAGACTACTTCTCAGAATATGGAAAAATAGACACAATTGAAATCATTACAGACAGGCAATCTGGTAAAAAGAGGGGCTTTGGATTTGTAACTTTTGATGACCATGATCCCGTGGATAAAATTGTAT tgcagaagTATCATACTATTAATGGTCACAATGCAGAAGTAAGAAAAGCTTTATCTAGACAAGAAATGCAGGAAGTTCAGAGCTCAAGAAGTGGACGAGGAG GTAACTTTGGCTTTGGAGACTCTCGTGGAGGTGGTGGAAACTTTGGTCCAGGACCGGGAAGTAACTTCCGAGGTGGATCTG ttGACACTTTAGGTAAACAACAAACTTTCTCTTCAGCAGATGGCTATGGAGGTGGCCGTGGTGGATTTGGCGATGGATACAATGGATATGGTGGAGGACCAGGAG gtggcaattttggaggcagTCCTGGTTATGCAGGAGCAAGAGGAGGATATGGTGGAGGAGGACCTGGATATGGCAACCAGGGTGGGGGCTATGGAGGTGGTTATGACAACTATGGAGGAG GCAATTACGGAGGTGGGAATTACAATGATTTTGGAAACTACAACCAACAGCCCTCAAACTATGGTCCAATGAAGAGTGGAAATTTTGGTGGAAGCAGGAACATGGGGGGACCATATGGTGGAG GAAGGTGCCAGGCTGCAGGTAACTAA
- the HNRNPA2B1 gene encoding heterogeneous nuclear ribonucleoproteins A2/B1 isoform X1, producing MRVPDPSRARGGRVMEREKEQFRKLFIGGLSFETTEESLRNYYEQWGKLTDCVVMRDPASKRSRGFGFVTFSSMSEVDAAMAARPHSIDGRVVEPKRAVAREESGKPGAHVTVKKLFVGGIKEDTEEHHLRDYFSEYGKIDTIEIITDRQSGKKRGFGFVTFDDHDPVDKIVLQKYHTINGHNAEVRKALSRQEMQEVQSSRSGRGGNFGFGDSRGGGGNFGPGPGSNFRGGSVDTLGKQQTFSSADGYGGGRGGFGDGYNGYGGGPGGGNFGGSPGYAGARGGYGGGGPGYGNQGGGYGGGYDNYGGGNYGGGNYNDFGNYNQQPSNYGPMKSGNFGGSRNMGGPYGGGNYGPGGSGGSGGYGGRSRY from the exons ATGCGGGTTCCGGACCCAAGTCGGGCCCGGGGGGGGCGCGTTATGGAG agGGAAAAGGAGCAGTTCCGCAAATTATTTATTGGTGGCTTAAGCTTTGAAACAACAGAGGAAAGTTTGAGAAACTACTATGAACAATGGGGAAAACTAACAGATTGTGTG GTAATGAGAGACCCTGCAAGCAAACGCTCACGAGGATTTGGTTTTGTAACATTCTCTTCCATGTCTGAAGTTGATGCAGCAATGGCTGCCAGGCCTCATTCAATTGATGGAAGAGTAGTTGAACCCAAAAGAGCTGTAGCAAGAGAG GAATCTGGAAAGCCTGGGGCTCATGTTACTGTGAAAAAATTGTTCGTTGGTGGAATTAAAGAAGATACTGAGGAGCATCACCTTAGAGACTACTTCTCAGAATATGGAAAAATAGACACAATTGAAATCATTACAGACAGGCAATCTGGTAAAAAGAGGGGCTTTGGATTTGTAACTTTTGATGACCATGATCCCGTGGATAAAATTGTAT tgcagaagTATCATACTATTAATGGTCACAATGCAGAAGTAAGAAAAGCTTTATCTAGACAAGAAATGCAGGAAGTTCAGAGCTCAAGAAGTGGACGAGGAG GTAACTTTGGCTTTGGAGACTCTCGTGGAGGTGGTGGAAACTTTGGTCCAGGACCGGGAAGTAACTTCCGAGGTGGATCTG ttGACACTTTAGGTAAACAACAAACTTTCTCTTCAGCAGATGGCTATGGAGGTGGCCGTGGTGGATTTGGCGATGGATACAATGGATATGGTGGAGGACCAGGAG gtggcaattttggaggcagTCCTGGTTATGCAGGAGCAAGAGGAGGATATGGTGGAGGAGGACCTGGATATGGCAACCAGGGTGGGGGCTATGGAGGTGGTTATGACAACTATGGAGGAG GCAATTACGGAGGTGGGAATTACAATGATTTTGGAAACTACAACCAACAGCCCTCAAACTATGGTCCAATGAAGAGTGGAAATTTTGGTGGAAGCAGGAACATGGGGGGACCATATGGTGGAG GAAACTATGGTCCTGGAGGAAGTGGTGGAAGTGGGGGATATGGAGGGAGGAGTCGTTATTGA
- the HNRNPA2B1 gene encoding heterogeneous nuclear ribonucleoproteins A2/B1 isoform X7 — protein MPRGDRESDWVSEREKEQFRKLFIGGLSFETTEESLRNYYEQWGKLTDCVVMRDPASKRSRGFGFVTFSSMSEVDAAMAARPHSIDGRVVEPKRAVAREESGKPGAHVTVKKLFVGGIKEDTEEHHLRDYFSEYGKIDTIEIITDRQSGKKRGFGFVTFDDHDPVDKIVLQKYHTINGHNAEVRKALSRQEMQEVQSSRSGRGGNFGFGDSRGGGGNFGPGPGSNFRGGSDGYGGGRGGFGDGYNGYGGGPGGGNFGGSPGYAGARGGYGGGGPGYGNQGGGYGGGYDNYGGGNYGGGNYNDFGNYNQQPSNYGPMKSGNFGGSRNMGGPYGGGNYGPGGSGGSGGYGGRSRY, from the exons ATGCCTCGCGGAGATCGGgagagcgactgggtgagtgag agGGAAAAGGAGCAGTTCCGCAAATTATTTATTGGTGGCTTAAGCTTTGAAACAACAGAGGAAAGTTTGAGAAACTACTATGAACAATGGGGAAAACTAACAGATTGTGTG GTAATGAGAGACCCTGCAAGCAAACGCTCACGAGGATTTGGTTTTGTAACATTCTCTTCCATGTCTGAAGTTGATGCAGCAATGGCTGCCAGGCCTCATTCAATTGATGGAAGAGTAGTTGAACCCAAAAGAGCTGTAGCAAGAGAG GAATCTGGAAAGCCTGGGGCTCATGTTACTGTGAAAAAATTGTTCGTTGGTGGAATTAAAGAAGATACTGAGGAGCATCACCTTAGAGACTACTTCTCAGAATATGGAAAAATAGACACAATTGAAATCATTACAGACAGGCAATCTGGTAAAAAGAGGGGCTTTGGATTTGTAACTTTTGATGACCATGATCCCGTGGATAAAATTGTAT tgcagaagTATCATACTATTAATGGTCACAATGCAGAAGTAAGAAAAGCTTTATCTAGACAAGAAATGCAGGAAGTTCAGAGCTCAAGAAGTGGACGAGGAG GTAACTTTGGCTTTGGAGACTCTCGTGGAGGTGGTGGAAACTTTGGTCCAGGACCGGGAAGTAACTTCCGAGGTGGATCTG ATGGCTATGGAGGTGGCCGTGGTGGATTTGGCGATGGATACAATGGATATGGTGGAGGACCAGGAG gtggcaattttggaggcagTCCTGGTTATGCAGGAGCAAGAGGAGGATATGGTGGAGGAGGACCTGGATATGGCAACCAGGGTGGGGGCTATGGAGGTGGTTATGACAACTATGGAGGAG GCAATTACGGAGGTGGGAATTACAATGATTTTGGAAACTACAACCAACAGCCCTCAAACTATGGTCCAATGAAGAGTGGAAATTTTGGTGGAAGCAGGAACATGGGGGGACCATATGGTGGAG GAAACTATGGTCCTGGAGGAAGTGGTGGAAGTGGGGGATATGGAGGGAGGAGTCGTTATTGA
- the HNRNPA2B1 gene encoding heterogeneous nuclear ribonucleoproteins A2/B1 isoform X4 has protein sequence MRVPDPSRARGGRVMEREKEQFRKLFIGGLSFETTEESLRNYYEQWGKLTDCVVMRDPASKRSRGFGFVTFSSMSEVDAAMAARPHSIDGRVVEPKRAVAREESGKPGAHVTVKKLFVGGIKEDTEEHHLRDYFSEYGKIDTIEIITDRQSGKKRGFGFVTFDDHDPVDKIVLQKYHTINGHNAEVRKALSRQEMQEVQSSRSGRGGNFGFGDSRGGGGNFGPGPGSNFRGGSADGYGGGRGGFGDGYNGYGGGPGGGNFGGSPGYAGARGGYGGGGPGYGNQGGGYGGGYDNYGGGNYGGGNYNDFGNYNQQPSNYGPMKSGNFGGSRNMGGPYGGGNYGPGGSGGSGGYGGRSRY, from the exons ATGCGGGTTCCGGACCCAAGTCGGGCCCGGGGGGGGCGCGTTATGGAG agGGAAAAGGAGCAGTTCCGCAAATTATTTATTGGTGGCTTAAGCTTTGAAACAACAGAGGAAAGTTTGAGAAACTACTATGAACAATGGGGAAAACTAACAGATTGTGTG GTAATGAGAGACCCTGCAAGCAAACGCTCACGAGGATTTGGTTTTGTAACATTCTCTTCCATGTCTGAAGTTGATGCAGCAATGGCTGCCAGGCCTCATTCAATTGATGGAAGAGTAGTTGAACCCAAAAGAGCTGTAGCAAGAGAG GAATCTGGAAAGCCTGGGGCTCATGTTACTGTGAAAAAATTGTTCGTTGGTGGAATTAAAGAAGATACTGAGGAGCATCACCTTAGAGACTACTTCTCAGAATATGGAAAAATAGACACAATTGAAATCATTACAGACAGGCAATCTGGTAAAAAGAGGGGCTTTGGATTTGTAACTTTTGATGACCATGATCCCGTGGATAAAATTGTAT tgcagaagTATCATACTATTAATGGTCACAATGCAGAAGTAAGAAAAGCTTTATCTAGACAAGAAATGCAGGAAGTTCAGAGCTCAAGAAGTGGACGAGGAG GTAACTTTGGCTTTGGAGACTCTCGTGGAGGTGGTGGAAACTTTGGTCCAGGACCGGGAAGTAACTTCCGAGGTGGATCTG CAGATGGCTATGGAGGTGGCCGTGGTGGATTTGGCGATGGATACAATGGATATGGTGGAGGACCAGGAG gtggcaattttggaggcagTCCTGGTTATGCAGGAGCAAGAGGAGGATATGGTGGAGGAGGACCTGGATATGGCAACCAGGGTGGGGGCTATGGAGGTGGTTATGACAACTATGGAGGAG GCAATTACGGAGGTGGGAATTACAATGATTTTGGAAACTACAACCAACAGCCCTCAAACTATGGTCCAATGAAGAGTGGAAATTTTGGTGGAAGCAGGAACATGGGGGGACCATATGGTGGAG GAAACTATGGTCCTGGAGGAAGTGGTGGAAGTGGGGGATATGGAGGGAGGAGTCGTTATTGA
- the HNRNPA2B1 gene encoding heterogeneous nuclear ribonucleoproteins A2/B1 isoform X8, which produces MPRGDRESDWREKEQFRKLFIGGLSFETTEESLRNYYEQWGKLTDCVVMRDPASKRSRGFGFVTFSSMSEVDAAMAARPHSIDGRVVEPKRAVAREESGKPGAHVTVKKLFVGGIKEDTEEHHLRDYFSEYGKIDTIEIITDRQSGKKRGFGFVTFDDHDPVDKIVLQKYHTINGHNAEVRKALSRQEMQEVQSSRSGRGGNFGFGDSRGGGGNFGPGPGSNFRGGSDGYGGGRGGFGDGYNGYGGGPGGGNFGGSPGYAGARGGYGGGGPGYGNQGGGYGGGYDNYGGGNYGGGNYNDFGNYNQQPSNYGPMKSGNFGGSRNMGGPYGGGNYGPGGSGGSGGYGGRSRY; this is translated from the exons ATGCCTCGCGGAGATCGGgagagcgactgg agGGAAAAGGAGCAGTTCCGCAAATTATTTATTGGTGGCTTAAGCTTTGAAACAACAGAGGAAAGTTTGAGAAACTACTATGAACAATGGGGAAAACTAACAGATTGTGTG GTAATGAGAGACCCTGCAAGCAAACGCTCACGAGGATTTGGTTTTGTAACATTCTCTTCCATGTCTGAAGTTGATGCAGCAATGGCTGCCAGGCCTCATTCAATTGATGGAAGAGTAGTTGAACCCAAAAGAGCTGTAGCAAGAGAG GAATCTGGAAAGCCTGGGGCTCATGTTACTGTGAAAAAATTGTTCGTTGGTGGAATTAAAGAAGATACTGAGGAGCATCACCTTAGAGACTACTTCTCAGAATATGGAAAAATAGACACAATTGAAATCATTACAGACAGGCAATCTGGTAAAAAGAGGGGCTTTGGATTTGTAACTTTTGATGACCATGATCCCGTGGATAAAATTGTAT tgcagaagTATCATACTATTAATGGTCACAATGCAGAAGTAAGAAAAGCTTTATCTAGACAAGAAATGCAGGAAGTTCAGAGCTCAAGAAGTGGACGAGGAG GTAACTTTGGCTTTGGAGACTCTCGTGGAGGTGGTGGAAACTTTGGTCCAGGACCGGGAAGTAACTTCCGAGGTGGATCTG ATGGCTATGGAGGTGGCCGTGGTGGATTTGGCGATGGATACAATGGATATGGTGGAGGACCAGGAG gtggcaattttggaggcagTCCTGGTTATGCAGGAGCAAGAGGAGGATATGGTGGAGGAGGACCTGGATATGGCAACCAGGGTGGGGGCTATGGAGGTGGTTATGACAACTATGGAGGAG GCAATTACGGAGGTGGGAATTACAATGATTTTGGAAACTACAACCAACAGCCCTCAAACTATGGTCCAATGAAGAGTGGAAATTTTGGTGGAAGCAGGAACATGGGGGGACCATATGGTGGAG GAAACTATGGTCCTGGAGGAAGTGGTGGAAGTGGGGGATATGGAGGGAGGAGTCGTTATTGA
- the HNRNPA2B1 gene encoding heterogeneous nuclear ribonucleoproteins A2/B1 isoform X3 — translation MPRGDRESDWREKEQFRKLFIGGLSFETTEESLRNYYEQWGKLTDCVVMRDPASKRSRGFGFVTFSSMSEVDAAMAARPHSIDGRVVEPKRAVAREESGKPGAHVTVKKLFVGGIKEDTEEHHLRDYFSEYGKIDTIEIITDRQSGKKRGFGFVTFDDHDPVDKIVLQKYHTINGHNAEVRKALSRQEMQEVQSSRSGRGGNFGFGDSRGGGGNFGPGPGSNFRGGSVDTLGKQQTFSSADGYGGGRGGFGDGYNGYGGGPGGGNFGGSPGYAGARGGYGGGGPGYGNQGGGYGGGYDNYGGGNYGGGNYNDFGNYNQQPSNYGPMKSGNFGGSRNMGGPYGGGNYGPGGSGGSGGYGGRSRY, via the exons ATGCCTCGCGGAGATCGGgagagcgactgg agGGAAAAGGAGCAGTTCCGCAAATTATTTATTGGTGGCTTAAGCTTTGAAACAACAGAGGAAAGTTTGAGAAACTACTATGAACAATGGGGAAAACTAACAGATTGTGTG GTAATGAGAGACCCTGCAAGCAAACGCTCACGAGGATTTGGTTTTGTAACATTCTCTTCCATGTCTGAAGTTGATGCAGCAATGGCTGCCAGGCCTCATTCAATTGATGGAAGAGTAGTTGAACCCAAAAGAGCTGTAGCAAGAGAG GAATCTGGAAAGCCTGGGGCTCATGTTACTGTGAAAAAATTGTTCGTTGGTGGAATTAAAGAAGATACTGAGGAGCATCACCTTAGAGACTACTTCTCAGAATATGGAAAAATAGACACAATTGAAATCATTACAGACAGGCAATCTGGTAAAAAGAGGGGCTTTGGATTTGTAACTTTTGATGACCATGATCCCGTGGATAAAATTGTAT tgcagaagTATCATACTATTAATGGTCACAATGCAGAAGTAAGAAAAGCTTTATCTAGACAAGAAATGCAGGAAGTTCAGAGCTCAAGAAGTGGACGAGGAG GTAACTTTGGCTTTGGAGACTCTCGTGGAGGTGGTGGAAACTTTGGTCCAGGACCGGGAAGTAACTTCCGAGGTGGATCTG ttGACACTTTAGGTAAACAACAAACTTTCTCTTCAGCAGATGGCTATGGAGGTGGCCGTGGTGGATTTGGCGATGGATACAATGGATATGGTGGAGGACCAGGAG gtggcaattttggaggcagTCCTGGTTATGCAGGAGCAAGAGGAGGATATGGTGGAGGAGGACCTGGATATGGCAACCAGGGTGGGGGCTATGGAGGTGGTTATGACAACTATGGAGGAG GCAATTACGGAGGTGGGAATTACAATGATTTTGGAAACTACAACCAACAGCCCTCAAACTATGGTCCAATGAAGAGTGGAAATTTTGGTGGAAGCAGGAACATGGGGGGACCATATGGTGGAG GAAACTATGGTCCTGGAGGAAGTGGTGGAAGTGGGGGATATGGAGGGAGGAGTCGTTATTGA
- the HNRNPA2B1 gene encoding heterogeneous nuclear ribonucleoproteins A2/B1 isoform X6, with protein MRVPDPSRARGGRVMEREKEQFRKLFIGGLSFETTEESLRNYYEQWGKLTDCVVMRDPASKRSRGFGFVTFSSMSEVDAAMAARPHSIDGRVVEPKRAVAREESGKPGAHVTVKKLFVGGIKEDTEEHHLRDYFSEYGKIDTIEIITDRQSGKKRGFGFVTFDDHDPVDKIVLQKYHTINGHNAEVRKALSRQEMQEVQSSRSGRGGNFGFGDSRGGGGNFGPGPGSNFRGGSDGYGGGRGGFGDGYNGYGGGPGGGNFGGSPGYAGARGGYGGGGPGYGNQGGGYGGGYDNYGGGNYGGGNYNDFGNYNQQPSNYGPMKSGNFGGSRNMGGPYGGGNYGPGGSGGSGGYGGRSRY; from the exons ATGCGGGTTCCGGACCCAAGTCGGGCCCGGGGGGGGCGCGTTATGGAG agGGAAAAGGAGCAGTTCCGCAAATTATTTATTGGTGGCTTAAGCTTTGAAACAACAGAGGAAAGTTTGAGAAACTACTATGAACAATGGGGAAAACTAACAGATTGTGTG GTAATGAGAGACCCTGCAAGCAAACGCTCACGAGGATTTGGTTTTGTAACATTCTCTTCCATGTCTGAAGTTGATGCAGCAATGGCTGCCAGGCCTCATTCAATTGATGGAAGAGTAGTTGAACCCAAAAGAGCTGTAGCAAGAGAG GAATCTGGAAAGCCTGGGGCTCATGTTACTGTGAAAAAATTGTTCGTTGGTGGAATTAAAGAAGATACTGAGGAGCATCACCTTAGAGACTACTTCTCAGAATATGGAAAAATAGACACAATTGAAATCATTACAGACAGGCAATCTGGTAAAAAGAGGGGCTTTGGATTTGTAACTTTTGATGACCATGATCCCGTGGATAAAATTGTAT tgcagaagTATCATACTATTAATGGTCACAATGCAGAAGTAAGAAAAGCTTTATCTAGACAAGAAATGCAGGAAGTTCAGAGCTCAAGAAGTGGACGAGGAG GTAACTTTGGCTTTGGAGACTCTCGTGGAGGTGGTGGAAACTTTGGTCCAGGACCGGGAAGTAACTTCCGAGGTGGATCTG ATGGCTATGGAGGTGGCCGTGGTGGATTTGGCGATGGATACAATGGATATGGTGGAGGACCAGGAG gtggcaattttggaggcagTCCTGGTTATGCAGGAGCAAGAGGAGGATATGGTGGAGGAGGACCTGGATATGGCAACCAGGGTGGGGGCTATGGAGGTGGTTATGACAACTATGGAGGAG GCAATTACGGAGGTGGGAATTACAATGATTTTGGAAACTACAACCAACAGCCCTCAAACTATGGTCCAATGAAGAGTGGAAATTTTGGTGGAAGCAGGAACATGGGGGGACCATATGGTGGAG GAAACTATGGTCCTGGAGGAAGTGGTGGAAGTGGGGGATATGGAGGGAGGAGTCGTTATTGA
- the HNRNPA2B1 gene encoding heterogeneous nuclear ribonucleoproteins A2/B1 isoform X2, which translates to MPRGDRESDWVSEREKEQFRKLFIGGLSFETTEESLRNYYEQWGKLTDCVVMRDPASKRSRGFGFVTFSSMSEVDAAMAARPHSIDGRVVEPKRAVAREESGKPGAHVTVKKLFVGGIKEDTEEHHLRDYFSEYGKIDTIEIITDRQSGKKRGFGFVTFDDHDPVDKIVLQKYHTINGHNAEVRKALSRQEMQEVQSSRSGRGGNFGFGDSRGGGGNFGPGPGSNFRGGSVDTLGKQQTFSSADGYGGGRGGFGDGYNGYGGGPGGGNFGGSPGYAGARGGYGGGGPGYGNQGGGYGGGYDNYGGGNYGGGNYNDFGNYNQQPSNYGPMKSGNFGGSRNMGGPYGGGNYGPGGSGGSGGYGGRSRY; encoded by the exons ATGCCTCGCGGAGATCGGgagagcgactgggtgagtgag agGGAAAAGGAGCAGTTCCGCAAATTATTTATTGGTGGCTTAAGCTTTGAAACAACAGAGGAAAGTTTGAGAAACTACTATGAACAATGGGGAAAACTAACAGATTGTGTG GTAATGAGAGACCCTGCAAGCAAACGCTCACGAGGATTTGGTTTTGTAACATTCTCTTCCATGTCTGAAGTTGATGCAGCAATGGCTGCCAGGCCTCATTCAATTGATGGAAGAGTAGTTGAACCCAAAAGAGCTGTAGCAAGAGAG GAATCTGGAAAGCCTGGGGCTCATGTTACTGTGAAAAAATTGTTCGTTGGTGGAATTAAAGAAGATACTGAGGAGCATCACCTTAGAGACTACTTCTCAGAATATGGAAAAATAGACACAATTGAAATCATTACAGACAGGCAATCTGGTAAAAAGAGGGGCTTTGGATTTGTAACTTTTGATGACCATGATCCCGTGGATAAAATTGTAT tgcagaagTATCATACTATTAATGGTCACAATGCAGAAGTAAGAAAAGCTTTATCTAGACAAGAAATGCAGGAAGTTCAGAGCTCAAGAAGTGGACGAGGAG GTAACTTTGGCTTTGGAGACTCTCGTGGAGGTGGTGGAAACTTTGGTCCAGGACCGGGAAGTAACTTCCGAGGTGGATCTG ttGACACTTTAGGTAAACAACAAACTTTCTCTTCAGCAGATGGCTATGGAGGTGGCCGTGGTGGATTTGGCGATGGATACAATGGATATGGTGGAGGACCAGGAG gtggcaattttggaggcagTCCTGGTTATGCAGGAGCAAGAGGAGGATATGGTGGAGGAGGACCTGGATATGGCAACCAGGGTGGGGGCTATGGAGGTGGTTATGACAACTATGGAGGAG GCAATTACGGAGGTGGGAATTACAATGATTTTGGAAACTACAACCAACAGCCCTCAAACTATGGTCCAATGAAGAGTGGAAATTTTGGTGGAAGCAGGAACATGGGGGGACCATATGGTGGAG GAAACTATGGTCCTGGAGGAAGTGGTGGAAGTGGGGGATATGGAGGGAGGAGTCGTTATTGA
- the NFE2L3 gene encoding nuclear factor erythroid 2-related factor 3 isoform X3: MNSLPLSQDVDFKASQECLGNHHLPEEGAHLEDEESEESDHIDWKERETTASSPLNHRSTTDSIPLEGYFPLLSSLTENALQVSVKNKHEQLLGNIASESNGGVNLSNFHNTVDLTQAISQDVSLHDATMMGSDYTTGANAERRNLEIQETLLFSPSLTHSDLSLMNSTNLLGIFASDNCCKNLTDQDFFMGLNANRFDEVNLTPLAIEEEFDPGEVSSCFEELDSDSGLSLNLDHSNSSSFVLTCDSDAKSAPCDVLGAVGGCCLGYCKHCHMDYQSNYDLGAESLADVSHNHTYSQITQKLPSKSEHYFQWPDKSNNARSRNIYRNQSHDERRAQAQGFPFSVNDIVTLPVDSFNSMLSKYYLTDNQQSLIHDIRRRGKNKVAAHNCRKRKLDVIMNLEEDVCHLQAQKESLKKQKAQCSRSIRLIKQKLHYLYWDIFNKLRDDQGRPVNPSQYTLHCCKNGSILVLPGKAVQLEPKQNLKKIKSDHIDPKTIL; encoded by the exons GACGTAGACTTCAAAGCAAGCCAGGAATGTTTGGGGAACCATCACTTACCAGAAGAAGGAGCACACTTGGAAGATGAAGAGAGTGAAGAAAGTGACCACATTGACTGGAAAGAAAGGGAGACTACAGCTTCTAGCCCTTTG AACCACAGAAGCACAACTGATTCTATTCCCTTGGAAGGTTATTTCCCTCTACTGTCATCACTGACTGAAAATGCACTGCAAGTAAGTGTGAAAAATAAACAT GAACAATTGTTGGGAAATATTGCATCTGAAAGCAACGGAGGAGTGAACTTGTCAAACTTTCATAATACTGTAGACTTGACCCAGGCAATTAGCCAGGATGTGAGCCTTCATGATGCTACAATGATGGGATCTGACTATACAACAGGAGCAAATGCGGAGAGGAGGAATTTGGAGATACAAGAGACTTTGTTATTCAGTCCTAGCCTGACCCATTCTGACTTATCACTGATGAATAGCACCAACTTGCTGGGGATATTTGCATCTGACAATTGTTGTAAGAACCTGACCGACCAGGATTTTTTCATGGGCTTAAATGCAAATAGGTTTGATGAAGTTAATCTCACTCCATTAGCCATAGAGGAAGAGTTTGATCCTGGGGAAGTCTCCTCTTGTTTTGAAGAACTGGACTCTGATTCTGGGCTCTCTTTAAATCTAGATCACAGCAATTCATCATCATTTGTTTTGACCTGTGATAGTGATGCCAAATCTGCCCCTTGTGATGTTTTAGGAGCTGTTGGAGGCTGTTGCCTAGGATACTGCAAGCATTGCCACATGGATTATCAAAGTAACTATGATCTTGGTGCAGAGTCGCTTGCAGATGTGTCTCATAATCACACATACAGTCAGATCACACAGAAACTGCCATCTAAATCAGAGCATTATTTTCAATGGCCAGATAAATCCAATAATGCCAGAAGTAGGAATATATATAGAAATCAAAGCCATGATGAACGCCGTGCACAAGCCCAGGGATTTCCATTTTCTGTAAATGATATTGTGACCTTGCCTGTTGATTCCTTTAATAGCATGTTATCTAAGTACTATCTGACAGATAATCAACAATCACTTATTCATGACATACGGCGGAGGGGGAAAAACAAAGTTGCTGCTCACAACTGCCGCAAACGTAAACTAGATGTCATTATGAACCTGGAAGAGGATGTGTGTCACCTTCAAGCACAAAAGGAAAGCCTTAAGAAGCAAAAAGCCCAATGCAGTAGGTCAATTAGGCttataaaacaaaaattacaTTATCTTTATTGGGACATTTTCAATAAATTAAGAGATGACCAAGGAAGACCCGTCAACCCAAGTCAATACACTCTGCACTGTTGTAAAAATGGCAGTATTCTGGTTCTGCCTGGAAAAGCAGTCCAATTGGAGcctaaacaaaatttaaaaaaaataaaaagtgacCATATAGATCCAAAAACTATTCTTTAG